The sequence GCTGGGTCACAACTATTGCTTGAACCGGATGTCTCCCCTCCTCCGAACTGGGGTTTTGGGCGTTGTGTTGGGCTTTGACCCGCCTTTCTGCCATACTTAGCCCAAAGTTCAGCGCGGCTCGCGATTTCATCGCGGTCACCGCCAGCGCGAACTCAACAAAGATTTGCTCGGAAGCGAGCATGAGCGCGTTTTTTTGAACGCATAGAGGATTTGGTACTAGATATGGCTATTGAGCCAAAAACGCCGCGCAAGCGTGCGGCTAAGAAAGCTACCGCTGTAGTTTCAACCGATACGGGTGAAATAGCGACAAAAAAGACCCCCGTTAAGAAGAGCGCTGCGGCGATTCCCGTTCCCATGTTCCAGGCAGCCCCGGTGGCGCAGGCGAAACCGGCCCGTGTTTCCCGAGCCAAGGCTGCAACCGAGGAAAGCGCCCCAGAGAGCGTCGTCAAGAAGGCCACGTCACGGAAGAAAGCGGTTCCAGCCGTCATTCCCGTTGCAACTGAGCCGGAAGCGGCAAGTTCAGCCGACTCAGAAGGGCGCGGTCGCCGCCGTCGCAGAGGCGGCCGCGGTCGCCGCCGTCCAAACGAGTTAGATGTTGAGTCCACCGAATCTGATGTTGGAGATTCCGAGTCCGAAAAAAGCGCCACCCACCGACGACGTCGACGCCGTTCATCCACTGATGGAGTCACACCGGGTGAGACCGTAGAAGAAGATGGCGTCATCACAGTTGTAAAGGTGCGTGAACCGCGCGAGCCTCGTGAGGTTCGCGAACGTCCAGCCCGTGGTGCAGCCCGCGATCGAGCACCTCGTCGTACTCGTGAAGCGCGAAGTGAATATCGCGAGCCGTATCGCAAGCGCGGAACAATCATTACCGAAGGCGAATTCCTGGCACGTCGTGAGAATGTCGACCGTGAGATGTTGGTCCGTCAAATAGGAGATCGCACGCAGATCTGCGTCATCGAAGACAAGGTCATGGTTGAGCACTACGTCAACCGTCACACCAACGTTTCATACGTCGGCAATGTTTATTTGGGTCGCGTACAGAATGTTCTTCCCAGCATGGAAGCGGCATTCGTCGATATTGGAAAGGGCCGCAACGCAGTTCTTTATGCAGCTGAAGTGAATTGGGATGCTGCTGGCATTTCTGACTCACAACCGCGCAAAATTGAAATGGTTTTGAAGACCGGACAACCAGTGCTCGTCCAGGTGACGAAGGATCCGATCGGACAGAAAGGCGCTCGCCTAACAAGTCAGATCAGCCTTCCCGGTCGATATTTGGTCTACGTGCCAGGTGGTGGAATGAGCGGTATCAGCCGTCGACTTCCGGAACCAGAGCGCGCACGATTAAAAACAATCCTCAAAGCCGTTGTTCCGGATGAAGCGGGCGTCATTGTCCGCACCGCGGCAGAAGGAACAAGCGATGCGGAAATCGAAGCAGATGTAGCGCGACTGAAAACCCAGTGGGATGACATCGTTGCAAAATCTGAAAACCCAAATTTTCATGCACCAGCACTTCTTTATTCAGAGCCTGATCTCGCAGTCCGTGTTATTCGCGATATTTTCAATGAAGATTTCCGCAAGCTCACCATTCAAGGAAATGATGCATGGGAAGAGATCAACAACTATCTCGGCTTCATTGCACCAGAGCTCACTTCAAAGATTGAGAAGTGGACGGGTTTGGGAGATCTCTTCACCGATTATCGAGTAGATGAGCAATTGGCCAAAGCATTTGATCGCAAGGTTTATCTACCTTCAGGTGGATCTCTGGTTATCGATCGCACGGAGGCAATGATTGTTATCGACGTCAACACCGGAAAATTTATCGGTAAGGGCGGAAGCCTGGAAGAGACGGTTACCAAGAACAACTTGGAAGCAGCCGAAGAAATTTCTCGACAACTGCGCCTGCGTGACCTCGGTGGCATTATCGTCATCGACTTCATCGACATGATTCTCGAATCTAACCGCGAGTTGGTTCTGCGTCGCCTTGTCGAATGTCTCGGGCGTGATCGCACCAAGCATCAGGTTGCCGAAGTGACTTCGCTCGGTCTGGTTCAGATGACTCGCAAGCGAGTTGGGCAAGGTCTCATTGAAGCCTTCTCGACCCCGTGCGAAACTTGCGGCGGCCGCGGAATACATATTCAGACCGATCCCGTGAAGGCTCGTCCATCTCTTCCCTTTGGAGGACAGAATGGCCTGGGCGATGTTCATGATGCCATTGAGCATGAAGTTACTGAGATGGAAGAGGTCGAACTTGAGGTGGAGTCGGGTGAGGATTACGAAGCCTCCGGGGAGAGCGAAACTGCGGAAATGCCACATGTTGTGACTCCAGAACCAGCAAAGGGACGACGCCGTCGTCGCGCGGCAAGTTCGGGAGTAATCACACCAGGCGCCTAACTTTGGGAGCCTGGTCCAGGTCCAAAATGAGCCTATAAATGGGTCTCAGTTTGACCCAGGGGGTCAAACTTCCGTACCCTAAGCCTCTGCTTAGTGGTCTTTTTATCCTAGAAGTGCCGAATAAGCGTGAAAGCCAAAAGAACTGGAGTTGTTACGTGTACGCAATCGTGAAGGCTGGCGGACGCCAAGAAAAGGTCGCCGTCGGAGACACCGTGACTGTCGATCGTATCGACGCCGCGGCAGGATCCACCGTAACTTTCCCCGCAGTTCTCGTCGTTGACGGTGCAACCGTCACGACCGACCCAAAGGTCCTCTCCGGCGTAAAAGTTATGGCCGAGATCGTGGATGAGACCAAGGGCAAGAAGATCGACATTCTTCGTTACAAGAACAAGACCGGCTACCGCCGTCGTCAGGGTTTCCGTTCGAAGAACACACGCGTACTTATCACTGCCATCAACGGCATGAACTAAGGAGTTGAGAGATGGCAAGTAAAAAAGGCGTTTCATCGACACGAAATGGTCGCGACTCAAACGCGCAATACCTCGGAATTAAGCGCTTCGGCGGACAGGTAGTCAAGAACGGCGAGATCCTCGTGCGTCAGCGTGGCACCCACTTCCACCCAGGCGCAAACGTAGGACGCGGCAAGGACGACACACTTTTTGCAATGGCAGCTGGCGCAGTTGAATTCGGTCGCGCGCGCGGACGTCGCGTTGTGAATGTGGTCCCCGTCGCCTAGTTCTCGGTACTCATAAATGAGCGGGCCGTGCATGCGGACCCGCTCTTTTATTTTTACGGAGCATTTAAAATTTAAGGACTACTTACCGACAATCGAAGGGAGCAGAGATGACAACATTCGTTGATCAAGTCACGCTCTTCGCCTCTGCCGGAAAGGGCGGCGATGGATGCGTCTCCGTGCACCGCGAGAAGTTCAAACCCCTCGGTGGTCCAGATGGTGGCAATGGAGGACGCGGCGGAGATATCAAACTCATTGTCGATCCAAACGTCACAACACTTCTTGATTACCACCACTCACCACATCGCAAGGCAACGTCCGGTCGCGCAGGATACGGCGATCGCAAAGATGGACCTGCAGGTGAAGATCTCACTCTTAAAGTTCCCAACGGCACTGTTGTCTTCGATGATAAAGGCAATCAACTTGCCGACTTGGTCGGCAACGGGACTGTCTTTATTGCAGCGCAGGGCGGACACGGTGGCCTGGGCAACTTGGCGTTGGCCTCCTCCAAACGTCGCGCACCCGGCTTTGCGCTGCTTGGCGAGCCAGGCGAAGAACGCAAACTCATTCTCGAGCTCAAGAGTGTTGCCGATATCGCACTCGTGGGTTACCCAAGCGCTGGAAAGTCTTCTCTTATTGCAGCCATGTCGAAGGCTCGTCCCAAGATCGCGGATTATCCATTCACCACCCTTATTCCCAACCTCGGCGTAGTGGAGGCGGGGGAGACTCGCTTTACTGTCGCTGACGTTCCTGGACTTATTCCTGGTGCAAGCCAAGGTAAAGGCTTGGGACATGAATTTCTCCGTCACGTCGAACGTTGCGCCGCGCTCGTTCAGGTTCTGGATTGTGGCACGCTAGAAACAGATCGCAATCCGATCCAAGATTTAGAAATCATTGAAAACGAACTCGCCGAATATGGCGGGCTCGAAGATCGCCCACGCATTATTGCTCTCAACAAAATCGATCTCCCTGATGGCGCAGCAATGGCCGACATGGTTGCACAGACACTTCGCGATCGCGGGTATGAGGTCTATCCAGTCTCCGCTGCATCGCATGCCGGATTGCGCGATCTAACTTTCGCCATGGCGCGCGTCATTCAGAAGAATCGAGCCGCCGCCGCGACGGAAGAACGGACACGAATTGTTCTGCGTCCAGTCTCCGTTGATGACTCCGGTTTCGTTGTCATTCCAAATGAAGACGGCTCTTTCTCCATCACGGGCACGAAGATTCTTCGCTGGGTCCGTCAGACCAACTTTAAAAATGCTGAAGCCATTGGCTACCTTGCAGATCGCATGGCGATACTTGGTGTCGAGCGCGAACTTCTCAAGAAAGGCGCAGTCGCCGGAAGTGAAGTACGCGTTGGAGAAGGCGATGACGCTGTTATCTTTGACTGGGAACCAACGATTGAATCGGGCGCCGAACTCCTGGGTGCGCGAGGTCAAGATGAGCGATTTGATTCTGTGTGGCGCGGATATGAGAAGGTCCAAGACCAACTCAGCGATGAAGAACTCGCCCGTCAGTGGGAATTTGCCATTGACGATCCCCGCACTCCGGTATTGAAGTCGGAATTGGAAATGGACGCGGAAGATGTGGCCGAGGCGACTGCTGATTCAGAAGAAGATTCAGAGGTTGAGGAAAGCCGATGAGTCGCGGGCATATCTCCAAGGCTAAGAGAATTGTCATTAAGGTGGGTTCATCTTCGCTGACGGGAAAGGCTGGGTCAGAATTAGACCCAACTGCCGTAGATCGCCTGGTTGATCTCGTGGCAACTTGTCGCGAAAGAGGTGCCGAAGTTGTCCTAGTTTCATCTGGTGCCATTGCTACCGGACTTGCTCCACTGGGGCTCAAGGCCAGACCCAGAGACTTAGCAACGCAGCAGGCCGCCGCCGCGGTCGGACAGGGTCTGCTGCTGCACCGCTATACGGAGAGTTTCGCACGCTACCAAACAACGGCTGCCCAAATCCTTCTGACCACCCAGGATGTCATCCATCGCTCTCATTACAAGAATGCCCAGCGCACTCTTTATCGTTTGCTCGCCCTCGGCGTTGTTCCAATCATCAATGAGAATGACACAGTTGGCACGCAGGAAATTCGCTTCGGAGACAATGATCGACTTGCCGCTCTGGTTTCACTCGTCATTGGGGCCGATCTACTTGTTCTGATCTCCGACATTGACGCTCTCTATGACGCGCCTCCAACAAAAGTTGGAGCACAACGGATCAGCGAGGTTGAGTCCGTCACCGATATTGACGACGCAACAATAGGCGGAGTCGGCGCCGCCGGAGTCGGAAGCGGGGGAATGGTCACCAAAGTCGAAGCCGCCCGTATTTCGACTAGTGCAGGTATCCCAATGCTCCTCACTTCTCTTGCGCAATCGAAGAGAGCACTCGATGGTGAAGATGTGGGCACTTACTTCCATGCACAGCACTCCAAAACAAATTCACGTTTACTCTGGCTCGCACACGCCTCCACGCCCAATGGTCGCCTGACTGTCGATGCTGGAGCAGTCACGGCTCTAATCGAGCGGGGCGTCTCACTTCTTCCCGCTGGCGTTACTGGGGTCGAAGGGGAATTCAGTGCGGGTGATGCCGTGGAAATCGCAACCCAAGATGGACGCGTTATTGCACGCGGCCTGGTCGCTTTTGATTCTGTGGAAATTCCTCAGATGCTGGGACGTTCAACGAAGGAACTTGCCAAGGAATTGGGCGCCGAATACGAACGCGAACTCATTCATAGGGATGATCTAGTTCTTCTCTAGCTTTTGCAAATGTGGGCTGCCACTCTCATTTTCTTCACTACTCAAATGCGCCTCTTACTAGACTTTTTGTCACGGCAAAGTCGTGTTGAGGAGTGGCAATGGAAGGTTCGCGTCGCCGAAGGTTCTCCATATTCGCAATTGTTTTCGTGCTTATCGGCCTCAGCGGGGTTAATATCTCTGGCGCTGCTACTTCCAAATACTCGCTTCCTTCGGCCCCGACAAATGTCACCGCCGTAGGTGGATTGAATAGCGCGACATTGAAGTGGAAAGCGCCTGCGACGAATGGCGGCAGGGCTATTACTTCGTACAGGATTACCTACAACCCCGGTAAGAAAGTTTACGTTTGTAAGAGTTCGGCCACGACATGCAAAGTTCCTATCGCAAATCCCAACAAGCCAAGCAGCAAACCGGCACCGGTCTGGTTCTATTTCACTGTGGCGGCGGTGAATTCAGTTGGAACCGGGCCCGATTCAATCGTGGGATTTGCGCGCGTACTTGTTCGTTTTCGGGCGACAAAATATATCGCGCCCAAGTATGCGAGCCCTACTCCTACAGCGACGACCGCGCCTTTGCCGACAGCGACCCCAACTCAGTTTCCACAGCGTCCTGGCATCACAGCATTCGATGGGAAGTACGTTGGCACTGCCATTGTGACGGTGACTCAGAACGACAATGTAATCTCCTTACTTTCCTCAACGCTCAACACCTCTAACACTGTCCTCAATGGCGACATCATTGGAACCGCCGATATCTGGAAGATCAACGGCTATGTCACTGATGTGTCCGGTGTCGCCACAGTCACTGCTTCAAACTCGATATACGGAGCAATGACCTTTACAGTGACGTTTGTATCTGATCCAGTGACGCATGTGGTGAAGGGAACTGGAAAGGGAACCAACACCGTCGAATATCCGGGTTTGGGCACCGTCAAAGTGGTCTTCGACTTCAGCATCTCCAACGCCGCCTAGGACCAAATGCAAATTTGGGCTTAGTACGCTGCCGTCGCGACATCGTGCAGAACCCCTGCAGTCAGTTCTTCATTATTTCCATTATCAGTTGGCTCATCACTTAGTTTCACAATTACCATGTGAGTACTGGGCTGAATGAAGATGTACTGGCCGTGTAGCCCCAAGAGCATCGACGATCCCGCAAAGGGATGCCACATCTGTGCGCCATATCCCCAGCCGTGATCTAGAGTTGTTGCGGCAGTAGTGAGGCGATTCATCCAAGCCGCATTGATCAAGTTGGCATTTCCCACTTTACCTGCGCCGTTATTGAGAACTAGCGCGCCAATACGTGCCCAGTCTCGTGCTGTGGCATTGAAACAGCAGAAAGTCTTCTCTAGACCTCCCACATGGTCCACGTTCCAGAACGCACTCTGCTCGGCACCGATGGGCTGCCAGACATGTTGGCTGAAGTAATCGGAGACACTCATACCGGTGACTTTCTTGATGATGAAACCGAGCATTTGCGTATCAACGCTTCGGTACTCGGATTGGGTTCCTGGATCCCAATTCATCTTTCGGTTGTGCTCCATAAAGAAATTGAGGTCGGTGGTCGCATACATCTGCGCAATGGCCACACCCCAGCCGGAGGGACCACTTGGATAATTGTCACTCACGCCGACACCGGATTGCATATCGAGAAGGCTCTGAATAGTGACCGTGTCGAAACTTCCACCAGTTTTGAATTCGGGGAAGTACTGAACAAAGGTGTCAGATTCTTTGATCTTTCCTTCTGCGATAAGTTGGCCGATCATGATGGAAGTCAAGGTCTTAGCCATTGAGTACGAAGGGAGCTTGCTCAGTGCGTTTATCGACTTGCCGTACCACTCATAGGTAATCACGCCATCGCGCACCACTAGAAAAGCAGTAGTTGAGGTAGTTGCCAGGAAATCCTTGAAAGAAATATTCACCCCATCCCAATTGACGCTTGCAGGCATAGACCCTTCTGCCGAACTCCACAGAACAGGCTTGGTCGCAGGATCGACAATATGAAATGGCATCAGAGTCGGCGTCTTGGAGGCCGGAGCAATTCCCAATCGAATAGCGGCGATAGGTTCGGGGTAGTGGATTATCCGAGTCGCGCTGAAGAGAAGGATGTAGAAGGCAAGGAGTCCGATGACTAGATTTAGAACGAAGCGAAATAAGGTGCGCACCTGTGAATCCTAAGCCCGTATAGGCTTGCCTTTATGGATGCCGCAACGCTGATCTCCGACCTTGCCACTCGTGCCCGACTTGCTGCCCGCACTCTCACAACTGCATCGGGATTAGAGCGAGAGGCAGCCCTACTCGCCATTGCCGATGAAATCGAGAGCAGAAGCGAAGAGATCCTTGCTGCTAATGAAGAAGATATGGCTCGTGGTCGCGCCGAAGAGATGCACCCGCAACTTCTTGACCGGTTGCTCCTCACCCCACAAAGGATCCGCGATATTGCAAAGGGCGCACGCCAAGTCGCCAATCTTCCCGATCCACTCGGAATAACCCTGCGCGAATCCACCCTTCCCAATGGACTTCACCTCAAGCAGGTCACAGTTCCATTCGGGGTTGTCGGCATGGTTTATGAAGCTCGCCCCAATGTCACAGTCGATGCCGCTGTCATCCTTCTCATGTCCGGCAACGCCGCACTTCTCCGTGGTTCATCCAGCGCATCCTCCAGCAATGAAGCACTCGTCAACATAATGCGCGATGCCCTTGCCAAGACAAATATCTCTCCTGATGTCATCCAACTTGTCCCTTCCTACGATCGCGAAACCGTCCACGCTCTCCTGCACGCCCGTGGCAAAGTAGATCTGGTCATCCCACGCGGAAGCGCGGGGCTTATCCGCATGGTTGTTGATGACTCCACGGTTCCAACTATCGAAACTGGCGCCGGTGTCTGCCATGTTTACGTTGACGAATTCGCTGACCTCGAAAAAGCAATTCCAATCCTTCTCAATTCCAAAACCCATCGCCCAAGTGTCTGCAACGCTGCCGAGACCCTTCTCGTTCACAGTTCAATCGCCGACAAGTTCCTCCCGATGGCACTCATAGCGTTGTCTGAAGCGGGGGTTGTTCTTCACTCTGACGAGAAGGCACTAAAGATCGCAGACTCCATTCACATCGCCTCGTCATTAGCAACGGATGAGAATTGGCAGACCGAGTACGGCGTTCTTGAAATGAACATCGGCGTCGTTGATTCCGTCGATGAAGCCATCGACCACATTGCCAAGTACGGAACTCAGCACACCGAAGCAATCGTCACCGAATCAGAAGCCGCCGCGAACCGATTCATCGCGCTCTCCGATTGCGCTGCCGTCATGGTCAATACTTCAACGCGATTTACCGACGGCGAACAGATGGGCTTTGGCGCCGAAATCGGCATCTCCAACCAGAAACTCCACGCTCGTGGTCCAATGGGTCTAGAAGCAATGACCACGACCACCTGGATCGTGAAGGGCGACGGCCAGATTCGAAGTTAGATGTAAATGAGATTTACGCGATCCCTTTCGGATGTGATGTTAAAAGGGATCAGATCCCATTGAGGAGTACCAGAAAAGAAACCTTTGATGAATGAGCGACTGGCTTCGCTAAACCCAGTGATGATGTCGCGGCGCAGCGCCTCTCGGACTTGTACGAGTTCATCAATGATCTCCGCGGGATCAAGAAGCATTGCGGATACATCAATTGCGAAGATTTCTGATGACATTGGATTTAGTGAACGGAGTTTTGGCTCCAATACGGTTCCGCGAAACACAGTGTTAATCTCAATTTTTACTTGAGTCGAACCGTTGGTGATTAACAACTGTGATTCATTGACGTCCTCCGCAATAGCACGGTGGACACGTAGCCCCATACCCTCCGAAGTTTGTGCGATCTTGCTGACTTCATCGTTGATCGCGAGCAAAGCTTCATCACGTGTTATACCGATCGGAAGAAACACGGCATCAATGTCGACGGACAACCGCGGCATGTCATCGAGATACAGATTGATTGCGGTGCCGCCCTTGAGTGCCAATTGGCCACTTTCGAAAACACTCGGCAGAACCTGTAAGAGTAGGCGGACCGCGTTAACGTATTCGGTTTGCATCATGCGGGAAGCACCAACTTCGTACCGTCAGCGAGTTTCCCTATCCATCGCGACGAACTTCCTGTTGGAAGTATGTATTTGGCACGTAATTGCTCGACATTTATATTGTCAGCTTCATGACCCCACATCAGGAATAGGCGGACTGTTCGCACATTCGTGCATCCTTCAAGCAATTCGCCAGCATGTTTTACTCGCATACCCTTCGTTGCGAAGAACAGGTGTCGAGCTTCTTCCAAATCCACTTCTGTTTTGATATCTCGCAGAAGTTCAAGCAGGGCACGCTCGCGCGCGGATACTTTCACGTGTGGTGTTAACTCTGGTGGCGTGAATAATCCTCGACCCGCTACCTTGTTGTTAAGAAGTGACCAAGACCGGTAGTTAGATGGAAACTGGCTTACAAACCAACTTGGCAATGTGGTTTTTTCCTCGCCCCATAAGGTTAAGGTTTCAACTGTCGATAGATAGTGGGTCACTCCCTGCCACGCTAAGGCAGTCTTCCCTCCCACGTGTAGCCCAATGATGCGTTCTTGCAGGAATAGTAGGCATTGGTCTCGATCAAGACGCCCGCCTGGAAATGCGTAAACTCCGGGTCCTAATCGAGTGAGCCACCCAGTACGCGAATAATGAGCGGCGAGGGCGCCCGAGACTCTGTGGTTGGCCAGGGTCTTGAGGTCCAGTGGTTGATCATGGCGAACTGAGCGAAGAAGTCCGTTGATTAGAAAATTGCTCTCTATGTCAGCCACTTTCGAAAAATACACCCTTTTTTAATCATTTTCAACCTTTAGCCTGAGGCTTTTGAACTTACTGAGCGTGTTAGAAGACCTTGGCTGATTCCTTGCATACGGTGGCCGCAAGGGCAGCCCAGAGTAGGTTACAGTTATTGCAGATGACAGTTATTACACTTGGAGATGCTATGGCAAGTCCATCTGCCGTAACTCAGGTTACGGCCAATAAAAGTGAACGAGAGAATGCCACAGAAGTATTAGCTTTTTTCGCTTCGCATGGAACTAACGTAAAAATTGTCGCAAAGGATGGATCCTCGCTCAAATTAAGTCGTGCGCTGACAGAAGTATTGGAAAGTGCGGCAGATCTTGTCGAACGCACAGGCCAAGTACATCTTGATAATGCAGAGTCTCAGTGGCTCAGTCCAAACGATGCTGCTGCACTGCTCGGCATTAGTCGGCCCACTGTTCTTAAAATGATCGACGAAGGTCTCATGCAAGCAGAGAATGTGCCGGGTAGCAGCGCCCATAGACGCTTACTTAGATCAAGTGTTGAGTCATTCAAGGTCGAACGCGATGTATTTCACGGACAAATGAATAAGGCGGCTGAACAGGCAATCAAGACAGGTCTCTTTTCTCGGGCTGCCAGGAAACATTGACGGCAATTGAGTCCAATGAATTAACTAACTGAATTAATTAAGTAATAGTCAAAACTGTCCCTGTCATCCGTTCGCTTCTTTGGAACAGACAGTTAGGGGTTTGAATCCCATCGTGTATCTGGTACAAAATCTCGTACCAGATGCTAGGGTTCTCTCTTGGGTAAGAAAAGGAGCACATCATGGTCATAACTGCCTCGGAAGCTCGGGCACAACTCTTTCCACTAATCGAACAGGTTAACAACGACAGTATGCCAATTACCATCACATCAAAGAAGGGCAACGCCGTCTTGGTCTCGGAGAGCGAATGGGAATCAATGATCGAGACAATGTATTTACTTAGAACCCCAACCAACCGAGAGCGCCTTGCCAGAAGTCGCGCTGATGTCGCAGCGGGAAGGTTGATTGAATTTACGCTGCCACTTTCCAGCGCTTCTCGGGTAAAAAACAAAGTCACTAAAAGCAAGAAAGTGACGACCCCTACGAAAGCAACTAAGAAAGTAACAAATAAAAAAGTTTCCTCTTAATGCCAAAGGAGCCATCACTCAGGAAACTTAAACTTTCAGAAGATGCCTGGGAAGACTTAAAGTTTTGGGAAAGTACCAGTCCAAAAACAGTTGAACGTATTAATGCGTTGGTTGATTCAATTATGAAAAGTCCAAGTACAGGAATCGGTAAACCAGAGAAACTTAAATATGAACTTTCAGGAACGTGGTCTAGGCGCATTAACCACAAAGACCGAATTGTTTACCAAGTTGAGGATGAAACGCTAATTATTTTGCATCTTCGAGACCACTACTAGTTGAATGAGGTTCCCCGAAGATAAGGCGCAATCACGATGGCTCTTTTTGGTTTATTGAAGTATTTACAAAAAGTCGCCAACGGCTGATTCTTTTCCCACTCTTAGTTTGCCCTGGGTCTAAATGGCTGACCAGATAGTCATGATCAAGAAACTTTATTTTGGATGCCCTAACTCGATTAGTTGTTTTCACCACAGTTGGTCTAAAGACTTGCTCGGTGAGAGCCCAGTGCCTTGCTGCGGTCCACCCCGAGAAGTAACAGGGTGACCAAAC comes from Candidatus Paceibacterota bacterium and encodes:
- a CDS encoding type IV toxin-antitoxin system AbiEi family antitoxin domain-containing protein encodes the protein MADIESNFLINGLLRSVRHDQPLDLKTLANHRVSGALAAHYSRTGWLTRLGPGVYAFPGGRLDRDQCLLFLQERIIGLHVGGKTALAWQGVTHYLSTVETLTLWGEEKTTLPSWFVSQFPSNYRSWSLLNNKVAGRGLFTPPELTPHVKVSARERALLELLRDIKTEVDLEEARHLFFATKGMRVKHAGELLEGCTNVRTVRLFLMWGHEADNINVEQLRAKYILPTGSSSRWIGKLADGTKLVLPA
- a CDS encoding helix-turn-helix domain-containing protein, which translates into the protein MTVITLGDAMASPSAVTQVTANKSERENATEVLAFFASHGTNVKIVAKDGSSLKLSRALTEVLESAADLVERTGQVHLDNAESQWLSPNDAAALLGISRPTVLKMIDEGLMQAENVPGSSAHRRLLRSSVESFKVERDVFHGQMNKAAEQAIKTGLFSRAARKH
- a CDS encoding Txe/YoeB family addiction module toxin; translated protein: MPKEPSLRKLKLSEDAWEDLKFWESTSPKTVERINALVDSIMKSPSTGIGKPEKLKYELSGTWSRRINHKDRIVYQVEDETLIILHLRDHY